One Pleurocapsa sp. PCC 7327 DNA segment encodes these proteins:
- the rfbC gene encoding dTDP-4-dehydrorhamnose 3,5-epimerase translates to MNIIPTEIPEVLILEPRVFGDERGFFYESYNEREFAEKTGVTAHFVQDNHSRSLKNVLRGLHYQIQQPQGKLVRVVVGEVFDVAVDLRKTSPTFGRWVGCLLSAENKRQFWIPEGFAHGFLVLSEVAEFLYKTTNYYAPQYERTLLWNDPDLAIDWRLKTEPILSTKDKAGKPLKQAAVFL, encoded by the coding sequence ATGAATATCATTCCCACAGAAATTCCTGAAGTTTTAATCCTAGAACCCCGCGTTTTTGGAGACGAACGCGGTTTTTTCTACGAGAGTTATAACGAACGGGAGTTCGCTGAAAAAACTGGCGTAACGGCACATTTTGTCCAAGATAATCATTCTCGTTCTCTCAAAAACGTCTTGCGGGGGTTGCACTATCAAATTCAACAGCCGCAAGGTAAGTTAGTCCGAGTTGTTGTAGGAGAAGTGTTTGACGTTGCCGTCGATCTCAGAAAAACTTCACCCACCTTCGGACGATGGGTAGGCTGCCTTCTAAGTGCAGAAAATAAGCGGCAATTTTGGATTCCAGAAGGATTTGCCCACGGCTTTCTAGTCCTCTCGGAAGTGGCAGAATTTTTGTATAAAACCACCAATTACTACGCACCTCAATACGAGCGAACTTTACTGTGGAACGATCCCGATCTCGCGATCGACTGGCGCCTAAAAACCGAACCCATCCTATCGACCAAAGATAAAGCAGGTAAACCTCTTAAGCAAGCTGCGGTTTTTCTGTAA
- the rfbD gene encoding dTDP-4-dehydrorhamnose reductase, translating to MTKRILVTGIHGQLGQELKQTLAPLGEVIGVGRETMDLTQPNAIRQAIAQAKPDLIVNAAAYTAVDKAETEVELANAINAIAPAIMAQECQQLGATLLHVSTDYVFDGKKNTPYLEEDSPNPLSVYGKSKLAGEAAIAQACQSHIILRTAWVYGTCGKSNFVKTMLRLGKEREEIRVVADQVGSPTWAPDIARAIAKLAIDSDKMGEATRGIYHFTNSGVASWYDFAIAIFEQARQLGFPLKIRQVVPITTAEYPTPAKRPAYSVLSGQKISAILGTHPLYWRDSLRQMLEQLASQA from the coding sequence ATGACCAAGCGCATTTTAGTGACGGGAATTCACGGACAATTAGGGCAAGAGTTAAAACAAACCCTAGCCCCATTAGGAGAGGTGATTGGGGTGGGACGCGAAACGATGGACTTGACTCAACCGAATGCGATTCGTCAAGCTATTGCCCAAGCAAAACCCGATCTCATCGTCAATGCGGCTGCCTATACAGCAGTGGATAAAGCAGAAACCGAAGTAGAATTAGCTAACGCTATCAATGCGATCGCGCCTGCAATTATGGCACAAGAATGCCAGCAGCTAGGAGCCACTCTGCTTCACGTTTCTACCGATTATGTCTTTGACGGCAAGAAAAATACGCCCTATCTCGAAGAAGATAGTCCCAATCCTCTCAGTGTTTATGGCAAATCCAAGCTAGCAGGAGAAGCGGCGATCGCGCAAGCTTGCCAATCCCATATCATTTTGAGAACGGCTTGGGTTTACGGGACTTGTGGCAAAAGTAACTTTGTCAAAACCATGCTGCGCCTCGGCAAAGAACGAGAAGAAATCCGAGTCGTTGCCGACCAAGTTGGCAGTCCCACCTGGGCGCCAGATATTGCCCGAGCGATTGCTAAACTTGCCATCGATTCAGACAAAATGGGGGAAGCGACGAGGGGGATTTATCACTTTACCAATAGCGGCGTTGCCAGTTGGTACGATTTTGCGATCGCTATTTTTGAGCAAGCAAGACAACTCGGTTTTCCGCTCAAAATCCGACAAGTCGTCCCGATTACGACTGCTGAATATCCCACGCCTGCCAAACGTCCTGCCTATTCAGTCCTTTCGGGTCAAAAAATCTCAGCCATCTTGGGAACTCATCCCCTTTACTGGCGAGACTCTCTCAGACAGATGCTCGAACAACTTGCTTCTCAAGCTTGA
- a CDS encoding glycosyltransferase family 4 protein, producing MSKQFNLAVIPNLKVELLPDGRVAIEQKFLEGILKYDGLWSGSVTVLMEKNPDRDKNFHKKIFKRDELPFKLEIISSKEITPQKLLENKISVVLASADYRKNHLSQVCHSANLPCIYITEYSLQTRKQIIAANTNNPLLRLRRNLWEENQERKQRKAIALAEGVQCNGTPTYEAYRTINRNPLLYFDGRVTEAMLATKEEIEKRFLNCKEDRPLRLLFSGRLIKMKGADRLLDVARELKHSGIQFEMFICGDGDLREKMQREIVAARLKDRVKMMGVLDFKTELIPFAKANVDLFVCCHPQGDPSCTYLETMSCGVPIVGYANEAFEGVVKYSQAGWLIPMDRPKLIAQQLAALSQNRHSIKAMSLKALEFARQHTFEKTWEARISHLKRVAMRKMALESSMLH from the coding sequence ATGTCTAAACAGTTTAATTTAGCTGTAATTCCAAACCTTAAAGTCGAACTATTGCCCGACGGGCGAGTTGCGATCGAGCAAAAATTTTTAGAGGGAATCCTCAAGTACGATGGTTTGTGGTCTGGCTCTGTTACAGTTTTGATGGAGAAAAACCCCGACCGGGATAAAAATTTTCATAAAAAAATCTTCAAACGAGACGAATTGCCATTCAAGTTGGAAATTATTTCTTCCAAAGAAATAACTCCGCAAAAATTGTTGGAAAATAAGATTTCTGTCGTTCTAGCTAGTGCAGATTATCGAAAAAACCACCTCAGTCAAGTTTGTCACTCAGCCAATCTCCCGTGTATCTACATCACTGAGTACAGCCTACAAACTAGGAAACAGATAATCGCTGCCAACACCAATAATCCATTACTTCGCTTGCGCAGAAATCTATGGGAAGAAAATCAGGAACGGAAGCAGCGCAAGGCAATAGCACTGGCAGAGGGAGTGCAGTGTAATGGAACGCCAACCTATGAAGCCTATCGTACCATCAATCGCAATCCACTCCTCTATTTTGATGGTCGCGTGACCGAAGCGATGCTAGCCACAAAGGAGGAGATCGAAAAGCGCTTCCTCAACTGCAAGGAAGATAGGCCGTTGCGATTGCTTTTTTCGGGACGGCTTATCAAAATGAAAGGAGCCGATCGCTTGCTGGATGTAGCGCGAGAACTTAAGCACTCGGGAATTCAGTTTGAGATGTTTATCTGTGGAGATGGCGATTTGAGAGAGAAAATGCAACGCGAGATCGTTGCTGCCCGACTAAAGGATCGCGTCAAAATGATGGGAGTGCTCGATTTTAAGACAGAGTTAATTCCGTTTGCTAAAGCCAATGTAGATCTGTTTGTTTGTTGTCACCCACAAGGCGATCCCTCTTGCACCTATCTAGAAACGATGTCGTGTGGCGTGCCGATTGTGGGATATGCTAACGAAGCTTTTGAGGGAGTGGTGAAATATTCGCAAGCAGGATGGCTGATTCCCATGGATCGACCCAAGCTAATAGCGCAGCAATTGGCAGCTTTGAGTCAAAATCGCCATTCGATTAAAGCGATGTCCCTAAAAGCCTTAGAGTTTGCCCGCCAGCATACCTTTGAAAAGACCTGGGAAGCACGGATTTCTCATCTAAAACGGGTGGCAATGAGGAAGATGGCTCTCGAATCGAGTATGCTTCACTAA
- a CDS encoding glucose-1-phosphate thymidylyltransferase yields MKALILSGGKGTRLRPLTHTGAKQLVPVANKPILWYGIEAIVAAGITDIGIIISPETGKEIQAITGNGERFGAKITYILQEQPLGLAHAVKVAQPFLENFPFIMYLGDNLIQDSLDIFLAEFAKEHLDALILLRTVSNPTAFGVAEVDEKGRVLQLVEKPKNPPSNLALVGIYFFSSAIHGAIASIQPSARGELEITDAIQALIDREKPVEALQLQGWWLDTGKKDDLLEANRIILDTCLQIAVDGQVDAQSQVSGRVQIGANSKIINSTIRGPVIIGNDCHIENCFIGPYTSIADRVTLIEADIEHSVILQEAKVSGIHQRIVDSAIGQRAKLEIAPQRPKALRFLIGDDSHIELV; encoded by the coding sequence ATGAAAGCACTGATTCTCTCAGGCGGGAAAGGAACGAGATTGCGTCCCCTAACGCATACTGGGGCAAAGCAATTAGTTCCCGTGGCAAACAAACCCATTCTCTGGTACGGTATTGAAGCGATTGTCGCCGCAGGAATCACGGATATCGGCATTATTATCAGCCCGGAGACTGGAAAAGAAATCCAGGCTATAACTGGCAATGGCGAACGCTTTGGAGCCAAGATTACCTATATCCTGCAAGAGCAACCGCTAGGCTTAGCTCATGCGGTCAAAGTCGCCCAACCCTTTTTAGAAAATTTTCCCTTTATTATGTATTTGGGAGATAACTTGATTCAAGACAGTCTCGATATTTTTCTAGCCGAATTTGCCAAGGAACATTTAGATGCACTGATTCTCTTGCGCACAGTCAGCAATCCCACTGCCTTTGGCGTAGCTGAAGTAGACGAGAAAGGGCGCGTCTTGCAGTTGGTAGAAAAGCCCAAAAATCCCCCGTCTAATCTAGCTTTGGTAGGAATTTACTTTTTCTCTAGCGCCATTCACGGCGCGATCGCATCTATCCAACCCTCTGCTAGAGGGGAGTTGGAAATTACCGATGCCATTCAAGCCCTCATCGATCGCGAGAAACCCGTAGAAGCCCTGCAACTTCAGGGATGGTGGCTCGATACTGGCAAGAAAGACGACCTGCTAGAAGCCAATCGCATTATTCTCGATACCTGCTTGCAGATTGCCGTTGACGGACAGGTAGATGCTCAAAGTCAAGTAAGCGGGCGCGTTCAGATCGGGGCTAACTCCAAAATCATCAACAGCACGATTCGAGGACCGGTCATTATTGGCAACGACTGTCATATAGAAAATTGCTTTATCGGTCCTTATACCAGCATCGCCGATCGCGTTACGCTAATCGAGGCAGACATAGAGCATAGCGTTATCCTGCAAGAGGCTAAAGTGAGTGGCATTCACCAAAGAATTGTGGACAGCGCCATCGGACAGCGTGCCAAGCTAGAAATCGCGCCGCAACGACCGAAAGCTTTACGTTTCCTCATCGGGGATGATTCCCATATCGAGTTAGTTTGA
- a CDS encoding glycosyltransferase family 4 protein, which translates to MSTANLRVLIVAEHASFKLGGEAALPLHYFRILRRRGIETWLVVHERTRDELKSLFPQECDRIYFIADTIWHKFLWQVCQLLPGQLGNFTTGFVMRFLTQILQRRLAKQIVKEKNIDLVHQPIPVSPREPSTIFGMGVPVVIGPMNGGMDYPPAFQRRQNPLESLIFVVGRFLSNFFNILIPGKRQATILLVANARTKRALPKSVFGEHKIVELVENGVDLSIWQNQYPTRSLADNEAIDSHPSQPRPTKFIYIGRLVDWKAVDLLFIAVKQVLKQVPVEIEIIGDGNQKTALQEQAKKLGLLQSGSVHFLGWLSQVDCAKRLKSADALVLPSLCECGGAVILEAMAMGIPVIATNWGGPTDYLDESCGILVEPSSREGFIDGLATAMVKLATNPELARQMGRVGKQKIVDCFDWEIKVDKVLEIYQKSIAFKSFDDFLKL; encoded by the coding sequence ATGTCCACTGCTAACCTGAGAGTCCTCATCGTAGCCGAACATGCCTCTTTCAAGCTAGGGGGCGAAGCTGCACTCCCTTTGCATTACTTCCGAATTTTGCGCCGACGCGGTATTGAAACTTGGTTAGTCGTTCACGAACGAACTCGCGACGAACTGAAATCCCTCTTTCCCCAAGAATGCGATCGCATTTACTTTATCGCCGATACGATTTGGCACAAATTTCTATGGCAAGTCTGTCAACTGCTTCCAGGTCAACTGGGTAACTTCACTACGGGGTTCGTCATGCGATTTCTCACCCAGATCCTTCAGCGTCGCCTTGCTAAGCAAATTGTCAAAGAAAAAAATATCGATCTCGTTCACCAGCCCATTCCCGTTTCCCCTAGAGAACCATCGACGATTTTCGGCATGGGCGTACCAGTTGTCATCGGACCGATGAATGGAGGTATGGATTATCCCCCCGCTTTTCAGAGACGGCAAAATCCTCTAGAATCTCTGATTTTTGTCGTTGGTCGTTTTCTCTCTAATTTTTTTAACATTTTGATTCCCGGCAAGCGCCAAGCTACTATTCTACTGGTGGCTAACGCTCGTACCAAGAGGGCATTGCCAAAGAGCGTGTTCGGCGAGCACAAAATCGTTGAATTAGTCGAAAATGGAGTAGATCTGTCGATTTGGCAGAATCAATACCCGACTCGTTCGTTAGCAGACAACGAAGCGATCGATTCCCATCCCAGTCAACCACGACCGACAAAATTTATTTATATCGGCAGATTGGTGGACTGGAAAGCCGTCGATCTCCTCTTCATCGCTGTCAAGCAAGTACTTAAGCAAGTCCCAGTAGAAATAGAAATTATTGGCGATGGGAATCAAAAAACCGCTTTGCAAGAACAAGCTAAAAAACTGGGTTTGCTACAATCGGGTTCGGTTCATTTTCTGGGTTGGCTGTCTCAGGTCGATTGTGCCAAACGGCTTAAATCGGCTGATGCCCTAGTTCTGCCAAGCCTATGCGAGTGTGGGGGAGCGGTGATTTTAGAAGCGATGGCAATGGGGATCCCAGTCATTGCTACTAACTGGGGAGGACCGACAGACTATCTCGACGAATCTTGCGGGATCCTGGTCGAACCTAGCTCGCGCGAAGGATTTATCGATGGCTTGGCAACAGCAATGGTTAAATTAGCAACTAATCCGGAATTAGCGCGACAAATGGGTCGGGTGGGAAAACAAAAAATCGTTGACTGCTTCGATTGGGAGATTAAGGTAGATAAAGTATTAGAAATTTATCAAAAGTCCATCGCCTTCAAATCGTTTGATGATTTTCTAAAACTTTGA